Part of the Polyangium spumosum genome is shown below.
ATCGGATCCGGCGGCAGCGAGCCCGCGTCGCTCGGCGGCTTGGGCGCGCGAATGGCGGAGGTCAGCGTCGCGTCGAGGATCGGATCCGGCGGCAGCGACGACGCCTCGTCCGGCTTCGCTGCGGGCTGCGAGGTGCTGATGGCGTCGAGCCGCGGCAACGTCGGCGGCTCGGAGAACGGCTGCGGGATGTTCTCCAGCGTCTTCGGCGGCTCGCTGATGGTCGCGGGCGGCTTCGCCTCCGGCATGGGCGGGGGCGTGGGCGCGGGCAAGGGCAGCGCCCTCGGCGCGGGCAGCGGCAGCGGCGGGATCGCGCTCTTCCGTTGCGTGCGCATGAACGGCATCGGCCGCTCGAGGCGACGCGTCGGCGTGTCGGGCGCGTCGTCGTCGTCGTCCGGCATCGCCTTGGGCAGCGCGCCTCTCGGGAGCACGTCCACGCGCATCGTCGCGGGCTCGTCGTCGACGACCTCGGGCGCTCGGTTCTGCGCGATCGGCGCCGTGGGCATGACGTCCGTCGTGTCCCAGCGCGGGCGGATGTTGCTCGCCGACAGCCCGTCGGCCACGCGCTCGAGCTCCGCGGCGAACGTGCGCGCGGTGGCGTAACGCTCGGCGGGCTCCTTCGCGAGGGCCTTCATCACGATCGCATCGAGCCCCGCAGGCAGCGCTTGTGTCGCGTGACGCGACGGCGGCTCCGGCACCTGGAAGGCGTGCGCGCGTGCCAGATCGAGCAGCGTCGTGATGTGATCGAAGGGCCCGCGCCCCGCGAGCAGCGTGTAGAGCACCATGCCCACGGCGTAGAGATCCGCGCGGCCGTCGACGGGCTTTCCGCGCGCTTGTTCGGGCGAGAAGAAGCGCGGCGTGCCCATCGCGATGCCTTCGGCCGTGGGGAACGCGAGCGGCAGGGGCGTGCTCTCCCCCGTCACGCTGACGACCTTGGCGACGCCGAAATCGAGCACCTTCACGAGGCGTCGCGCTCCCTCGGGCGCGTCGCACAGGAACAGGTTGTCGAGCTTGATGTCGCGATGCACGACGCCCGCGTCGTGCGCGGCGGCGAGGCCTGCGAGCGTCTGACGTACGACGTCGATCGCCTCGGCGACGGGGAAGAACCTCCGCTGCGCGAGCTCGTCGCGCAGATCCCGCCCGTACAGGCGCTCCATCACGAGG
Proteins encoded:
- a CDS encoding serine/threonine-protein kinase; translated protein: MTSAQNPIGPPDPSAAPQGYNPTLLDGTPYRFIAPLGRGGMGDVVEAEHVALGKRVVVKLLQERHASRADYVDRMRIEAQALAKITHPNLVQVTDFGQTAEGRTFLVMERLYGRDLRDELAQRRFFPVAEAIDVVRQTLAGLAAAHDAGVVHRDIKLDNLFLCDAPEGARRLVKVLDFGVAKVVSVTGESTPLPLAFPTAEGIAMGTPRFFSPEQARGKPVDGRADLYAVGMVLYTLLAGRGPFDHITTLLDLARAHAFQVPEPPSRHATQALPAGLDAIVMKALAKEPAERYATARTFAAELERVADGLSASNIRPRWDTTDVMPTAPIAQNRAPEVVDDEPATMRVDVLPRGALPKAMPDDDDDAPDTPTRRLERPMPFMRTQRKSAIPPLPLPAPRALPLPAPTPPPMPEAKPPATISEPPKTLENIPQPFSEPPTLPRLDAISTSQPAAKPDEASSLPPDPILDATLTSAIRAPKPPSDAGSLPPDPILDATFPSGPREEPAAARIPSEHPSAPTRSGSERPAATGSERPTSSGGTGRADRISALPGRNPDRPSIVPGGRDRISVLPGRTDRTSALPTRPERISALPTRPERTSNIPPRPAEPAAAPERRSGIPAAAPLHPPAPIPEEQIAAPPPGGVRPLRAPVPWRRRPAAGSTSGAARSATATQQNKPAEVEKGKQQTTMLMIVALLAVVAAGFLVALRVLR